A genomic window from Anthocerotibacter panamensis C109 includes:
- the rplB gene encoding 50S ribosomal protein L2 codes for MGIRKFRPMTPGTRQRTTSDYAEITKSEPEKSLTKYHHRKQGRNNRGVVTSRFRGGGHKRLYRTIDFKRDKREMNAQVIAIEYDPNRNARIALVQYEDGEKRYILQPNGLTVGMTIQSGPTADIRLGNALPLENIPLGSEVHNVELVPGRGAQMARAAGTVVQLVAKDGDYAILKLPSGEVRKVRKECYATLGQVGNLDAKNISIGKAGRKRWLGRRPHNRGVVMNPIDHPHGGGEGKSPIGRSTPVSPTGVPALGYRTRKANKPSSRFIVTRRKPNK; via the coding sequence ATGGGTATACGTAAGTTTCGCCCGATGACCCCGGGCACCCGGCAGCGGACCACCTCCGACTACGCCGAGATCACCAAGTCTGAGCCGGAGAAGTCCCTAACCAAGTACCATCACCGTAAACAGGGCCGCAACAACCGTGGCGTCGTCACCTCCCGCTTCCGCGGCGGCGGTCACAAACGGCTGTATCGGACCATCGATTTCAAGCGCGATAAGCGCGAAATGAACGCACAGGTCATCGCCATCGAGTATGACCCCAACCGCAACGCCCGCATCGCCCTTGTCCAATACGAGGACGGTGAAAAGCGCTATATCCTCCAACCCAATGGCCTGACAGTCGGGATGACCATCCAGAGCGGCCCGACGGCAGATATCCGCCTCGGCAATGCCCTGCCTTTGGAGAATATCCCGCTTGGCTCCGAAGTCCACAATGTCGAACTCGTCCCAGGGCGGGGGGCGCAGATGGCCCGCGCCGCCGGGACAGTGGTGCAGTTGGTCGCCAAGGACGGAGACTACGCCATCCTCAAACTCCCTTCAGGGGAAGTGCGCAAAGTGCGTAAAGAGTGCTACGCCACGCTGGGTCAAGTCGGCAACCTAGATGCAAAAAACATCTCCATTGGTAAAGCAGGCCGCAAGCGCTGGCTTGGCAGACGGCCCCACAACCGAGGCGTCGTGATGAACCCCATCGATCACCCGCATGGTGGTGGAGAAGGCAAGTCACCCATCGGCAGGAGCACCCCGGTCTCGCCCACAGGCGTTCCTGCCCTGGGCTATCGCACCCGCAAAGCCAACAAGCCCTCCAGCCGCTTCATCGTCACGCGCCGCAAGCCCAATAAGTAA
- a CDS encoding DUF1995 family protein — protein MGALPRTFEDSLQQMAVAVQLATGRGRSRMLIEFKMPQLDILALIEPLALVLPAPVLFMFPDAGAAALALKRLGSQEGVTLKGIGAVRDLESYASFVLLQTSLVEVVQAEKLANQAAGRPYVFVNPLLSAGAVGIGLAGRQMRSRFLSTLEPVYHLEPLDEGALLRAYPENWQVWRETAGEYQLVSERGQRPTLEELNAALVQKSTGLFGELGRLLRALGR, from the coding sequence ATGGGCGCACTACCCCGTACTTTTGAGGACTCCCTTCAGCAAATGGCTGTAGCGGTCCAGCTTGCTACTGGTCGGGGACGGTCCCGGATGTTGATCGAGTTCAAGATGCCGCAACTGGATATCTTGGCACTGATTGAGCCTTTGGCCCTCGTGCTGCCTGCACCCGTTTTATTTATGTTCCCGGATGCAGGAGCGGCTGCTCTGGCGCTCAAGCGGCTCGGGTCTCAAGAAGGTGTGACCCTCAAGGGCATCGGTGCCGTGCGCGACCTGGAGAGCTACGCTAGCTTTGTTCTGCTTCAAACCAGCTTGGTGGAAGTAGTCCAGGCGGAGAAACTGGCGAATCAGGCGGCGGGTCGCCCCTATGTGTTCGTCAATCCCCTGCTCAGTGCCGGGGCGGTGGGCATTGGGTTAGCAGGACGCCAGATGCGCTCACGCTTCTTGAGCACCTTGGAGCCGGTCTACCACCTGGAACCCTTGGATGAAGGAGCCCTGCTGCGTGCTTATCCCGAGAATTGGCAGGTCTGGCGCGAAACCGCCGGGGAGTATCAACTGGTCAGCGAGCGTGGACAGCGCCCGACCCTGGAAGAACTCAATGCAGCGCTGGTCCAGAAGAGCACCGGGCTCTTTGGAGAACTGGGCCGCCTGTTGCGGGCTCTGGGGCGTTAA
- a CDS encoding AbrB family transcriptional regulator, which yields MTKVKELQAQGFDKKDIAIACGYIRGGRGGKTGNIVALQTALLEAVQPKMFGNKTAKGTGKQRGGRVANYRIQVQQNGNLLIGGAYTRRMGFQPGSEFEIQLGRKHIKLLHVLDGEVGDTEDEE from the coding sequence GTGACGAAAGTTAAGGAGTTGCAAGCCCAAGGCTTTGACAAGAAAGATATTGCCATCGCCTGCGGTTACATCCGTGGCGGGCGCGGCGGTAAGACCGGGAATATCGTTGCCTTGCAGACGGCCTTGCTCGAAGCGGTCCAGCCTAAAATGTTTGGTAACAAGACAGCCAAGGGTACAGGGAAGCAACGCGGAGGGCGGGTCGCTAACTACCGTATCCAGGTTCAGCAAAACGGTAACTTGCTCATCGGTGGAGCGTACACACGGCGCATGGGATTTCAGCCCGGTTCTGAATTTGAGATCCAACTTGGTCGTAAACATATCAAACTGCTCCATGTCTTAGATGGCGAGGTAGGAGATACTGAAGACGAGGAGTAG
- a CDS encoding ArsR/SmtB family transcription factor, whose amino-acid sequence MEKRMKQLPDQVLDRVADYFKVLSEPTRLRLLHLLHERERSVGELVEATSTSQANVSKHLKVMLNAALVARRPEGTSAIYSVADETVFRLCNSVCERIADRIENEAEQFRAVSFVDSN is encoded by the coding sequence ATGGAAAAGAGAATGAAACAGCTCCCTGATCAGGTCCTCGACCGTGTTGCTGATTACTTTAAAGTCCTCTCAGAGCCTACCCGCCTACGGCTGTTACATCTCCTCCACGAACGGGAGAGGAGTGTAGGAGAGTTGGTTGAGGCCACCTCCACGTCCCAGGCCAATGTCTCCAAACACCTCAAGGTCATGCTCAACGCTGCCTTGGTCGCTCGCCGCCCGGAGGGGACCAGCGCTATCTACTCCGTGGCTGATGAGACAGTCTTCAGGCTGTGTAACTCGGTCTGTGAGCGGATTGCTGACCGCATCGAAAATGAGGCAGAACAGTTTAGAGCGGTGAGCTTCGTAGACAGTAACTAG
- the rbfA gene encoding 30S ribosome-binding factor RbfA: MKTFRTERIGELIRKEVSDMLLRGLKDGRIGSGMVSITEVEVTRDLRQAKIFVSIFGDSQAQEETMAGLNSAAGYVRGEIGRRIRLRYTPEIIFEQDHSLERGDRIMTLLNQLKPPTQAPPSTPI; encoded by the coding sequence ATGAAAACCTTCCGTACCGAGCGTATTGGTGAACTCATCCGCAAAGAGGTCAGTGATATGCTCCTCAGGGGTCTCAAAGATGGCCGCATCGGGAGTGGAATGGTCAGTATCACCGAGGTCGAGGTAACTCGAGATCTCCGTCAAGCCAAGATCTTCGTCAGTATTTTTGGGGACAGCCAAGCTCAAGAAGAGACTATGGCGGGCCTCAATTCGGCTGCGGGGTATGTGCGCGGCGAAATCGGTAGACGGATTCGCCTGCGCTATACCCCAGAGATCATATTTGAGCAGGATCATTCCCTGGAGCGGGGGGACCGCATCATGACCCTGCTCAACCAACTCAAGCCCCCCACTCAAGCCCCCCCGAGTACCCCGATATAG
- the hpt gene encoding hypoxanthine phosphoribosyltransferase, translating to MKILYSAEALFEAVARLGTQINRDYQHQTTPLMLVVVLKGSFIFAADLMRQLTIPCEVEFIRASSYRQGTTAGELCLDWGMTKDFGGRDVLVLEDVVDSGQTLHAILTDLKTQTRTVRLCALLDKPEKHRVPVTIDYCGFQLLGDPFVVGYGLDYAEQHRGLPYIGVLGGA from the coding sequence ATGAAGATTCTCTATAGCGCCGAAGCGCTATTCGAGGCTGTCGCCCGCTTAGGGACTCAGATCAACCGGGACTACCAGCACCAGACCACCCCACTCATGCTGGTGGTAGTCCTCAAGGGGTCATTCATTTTCGCCGCCGATCTGATGCGCCAACTCACTATCCCTTGTGAGGTGGAATTTATCCGGGCATCCAGCTACCGTCAGGGGACGACTGCTGGGGAACTCTGCCTTGATTGGGGTATGACCAAGGACTTCGGCGGGCGAGATGTACTGGTCCTTGAGGACGTGGTCGATTCGGGGCAGACGCTACACGCTATTCTCACCGACCTCAAGACCCAAACCCGGACAGTCCGTCTGTGCGCCCTCCTGGACAAGCCTGAGAAGCACCGGGTGCCGGTCACCATCGACTACTGCGGATTCCAACTCCTCGGAGACCCCTTTGTCGTGGGCTATGGCCTGGATTACGCCGAGCAACATCGGGGGCTCCCCTATATCGGGGTACTCGGGGGGGCTTGA
- the pth gene encoding aminoacyl-tRNA hydrolase, translating into MSWLIVGLGNPGAQYDKTRHNIGFEVLDRLAQRWNLTFKEERRYQGWWASGTPLGPDTVYLLKPKTYMNRSGQSVRAAVDWLKLSSEQVLVIYDEMALPVGRLRLRKEGSAGGHNGVKSLIQHLGTQNFPRLRLGVGQPPPEQDTVSYVLGRFTPDQRSLLPQVVEAALDATEYTVAKGLDAAMNLYNAWQP; encoded by the coding sequence ATGAGCTGGCTAATCGTAGGGTTGGGTAACCCTGGGGCGCAATACGACAAGACGCGCCACAATATCGGCTTTGAAGTACTAGACCGGCTTGCGCAACGCTGGAATCTTACTTTTAAAGAAGAACGCCGCTACCAGGGTTGGTGGGCAAGCGGGACGCCCCTTGGTCCTGATACCGTCTATCTGCTCAAGCCCAAAACCTACATGAACCGCTCCGGGCAATCGGTACGAGCGGCAGTAGATTGGCTCAAGCTCTCCTCTGAACAAGTTTTAGTGATCTATGACGAGATGGCGCTACCGGTGGGACGCTTGCGCCTGCGCAAAGAGGGCTCCGCTGGAGGCCACAATGGGGTCAAATCCCTGATCCAACATTTGGGCACCCAAAACTTCCCCCGCCTACGCCTGGGGGTCGGCCAACCTCCGCCAGAGCAAGATACCGTCAGCTATGTTTTGGGGCGCTTCACCCCCGACCAGCGATCGCTCCTGCCTCAGGTCGTTGAAGCGGCTTTGGATGCCACAGAGTACACTGTCGCCAAGGGTCTGGATGCCGCCATGAACCTCTATAACGCTTGGCAGCCATGA
- a CDS encoding 4'-phosphopantetheinyl transferase family protein, whose product MSVESFEFWQDPPVSLTLRPQEVHVWRADLDQPDWVRARLALTLAADEQQRAQRFYFEQDRQRFTCARGILRMLLGRYLQKAPEQLCFVYGSHGKPRLTESPLCFNLSHSQELALYAVSWGREVGVDLEFQRPVTQVEQLVERFFSRQESTVFRALPLEQRQEAFFLGWTRKEAYIKARGRGLSLPLAQFDVTLAPGESARLLHCRDDALAACRWSLHSLDPGPAYAAALAVEGQDWQLSCWQWYPYDPDFQP is encoded by the coding sequence ATGTCTGTGGAATCCTTTGAATTTTGGCAAGATCCACCAGTCAGTCTGACGTTGAGACCGCAGGAAGTGCATGTCTGGCGAGCGGATCTCGACCAGCCGGACTGGGTACGAGCGCGTCTGGCCTTGACCTTGGCGGCGGATGAGCAGCAGCGTGCCCAGCGTTTTTACTTTGAGCAGGACCGTCAGCGCTTTACTTGTGCTAGAGGAATTTTACGGATGCTTTTGGGGCGCTATCTCCAGAAGGCTCCAGAGCAGTTGTGCTTCGTCTATGGCTCCCACGGAAAGCCTCGTCTGACTGAGAGTCCCCTCTGTTTTAATCTGTCGCACTCCCAGGAGTTGGCCTTATATGCTGTCAGTTGGGGGCGGGAGGTGGGTGTCGATCTGGAGTTTCAGCGCCCGGTCACCCAGGTTGAGCAGCTCGTCGAACGGTTTTTCTCCCGCCAGGAGTCTACAGTGTTTCGGGCACTCCCTCTGGAGCAACGGCAGGAAGCTTTCTTTTTGGGCTGGACCCGCAAAGAGGCTTACATCAAGGCGCGGGGCCGGGGTTTGAGCTTGCCGTTGGCTCAGTTTGACGTCACACTTGCCCCCGGAGAGTCTGCTCGGCTGCTGCATTGCCGGGATGACGCCCTAGCTGCCTGCCGCTGGTCTTTACATTCGCTGGACCCCGGCCCCGCCTATGCTGCTGCCTTGGCGGTCGAAGGTCAGGACTGGCAGTTGTCCTGCTGGCAGTGGTATCCCTATGATCCAGACTTTCAGCCCTGA
- a CDS encoding DUF2817 domain-containing protein yields MIQTFSPDYATARQRFRNLAQVAGAELHALTLTAQGPAGEPLTIDIAWLGARGAQRVLLHSSGLHGVEGFAGSAIQLAALCCPPMLPADCALVLVHILNPYGMAWGRRVNEHNVDLNRNFLPPNMPLSSAAYAVLDPLLNPATPPSFDFFYLQALGAILRYGFMPLQQAVTLGQYAFARGLFYGGERLEEGPERYQAWLRTHLAAARYVVAVDVHTGLGKPGQATLLVEEPAGAHRWLSAAFSTPLSVGYVIQGGLCAALVRLLPQATVDCVTQEFGTGAPLTVLHALREENRWHHYGDGSLNHPAKDRLKQTFQPSTRLWQERVLQQGLTCLSEALRLVTDQAQGVP; encoded by the coding sequence ATGATCCAGACTTTCAGCCCTGACTATGCTACTGCCCGACAGCGGTTTCGGAACCTCGCTCAGGTCGCCGGGGCTGAGTTACATGCTCTTACGCTGACGGCTCAGGGGCCTGCCGGGGAACCGTTGACTATAGATATTGCTTGGTTGGGGGCGCGCGGGGCTCAACGTGTGCTCCTGCACTCCAGCGGGCTTCATGGCGTGGAGGGCTTTGCGGGCTCAGCCATCCAACTTGCGGCCCTCTGCTGTCCCCCTATGCTCCCTGCGGACTGCGCCCTAGTCTTGGTCCACATCCTAAATCCCTACGGTATGGCCTGGGGGCGCAGGGTCAATGAGCACAATGTAGACCTCAACCGCAATTTCCTGCCCCCGAATATGCCCTTGTCTTCTGCGGCTTATGCTGTGCTTGACCCTCTGCTCAATCCTGCGACGCCACCGAGTTTTGATTTTTTCTACCTCCAGGCGTTGGGAGCCATCCTGCGCTACGGGTTTATGCCGCTCCAGCAAGCGGTCACCCTGGGGCAGTATGCCTTTGCTCGGGGACTCTTCTATGGGGGTGAGCGCCTGGAAGAAGGGCCTGAGCGCTATCAGGCGTGGTTGAGGACCCATCTCGCTGCTGCCCGCTACGTCGTAGCTGTAGATGTGCACACTGGGCTGGGCAAGCCCGGTCAGGCTACGCTCCTGGTCGAGGAGCCAGCGGGGGCTCACCGCTGGCTGAGCGCTGCTTTCAGTACCCCTTTGAGCGTGGGCTACGTCATTCAAGGCGGGCTCTGTGCGGCATTGGTCCGGCTCCTTCCGCAGGCGACTGTGGATTGTGTCACGCAGGAGTTTGGTACCGGTGCGCCTCTTACGGTGCTGCACGCCCTACGCGAGGAGAACCGCTGGCACCACTATGGGGACGGCAGCCTAAACCACCCCGCCAAGGATCGCCTCAAGCAGACCTTCCAGCCCTCTACTCGCCTCTGGCAGGAACGGGTGCTACAGCAGGGGCTGACCTGCCTGAGCGAAGCCCTCCGACTCGTGACCGACCAAGCCCAGGGCGTGCCCTAA